Proteins from a single region of Ziziphus jujuba cultivar Dongzao chromosome 1, ASM3175591v1:
- the LOC107425766 gene encoding uncharacterized protein LOC107425766 yields MGETGGMDGVGGADGWGGANGAGADGGDEIDKPESRKILYHIGLWIKIFLCIGDITDKEYGYNLLILGEEANFEGSTTSIDIQYSGHYYLSLQSVTVGNNDTYINPNGMWSKSAVMDTGTSGRWLVSGLYTELRIKIVAFMEDLGLNSTTDESRKLCYHGNFMTEPVNSQLTNAHTIASLHFANGADLDLDAKSLFYNTNKGKFCVDVNPRITEEVTIIGLRA; encoded by the exons ATGGGTGAAACAGGTGGAATGGATGGAGTAGGAGGAGCAGATGGATGGGGTGGAGCGAATGGAGCAGGAGCAGATGGAGGGGATGAAATCGATAAGCCCGAATCTCGTAAG ATCTTATACCATATCGGCCTTTGgatcaaaattttcttatgcATTGGAGATATAACCGATAAAGAATATGGTTATAACCTATTGATCTTAGGTGAGGAGGCAAATTTTGAAGGATCCACTACCTCTATAGATATACAATATTCGGGTCATTACTATCTTTCTTTACAATCCGTAACTGTAGGAAACAACGACACCTACATCAATCCTAATGGTATGTGGTCCAAAAGTGCAGTGATGGACACTGGAACATCAGGTCGTTGGTTAGTCAGCGGCTTGTATACAGAACTTCGCATCAAAATAGTTGCTTTCATGGAAGATTTGGGGCTGAACTCAACCACTGATGAATCGAGAAAATTGTGCTACCATGGTAACTTCATGACAGAGCCAGTAAATAGTCAACTAACAAATGCGCATACCATTGCTTCCCTTCATTTTGCTAATGGTGCTGATCTTGACTTGGACGCAAAGAGCTTGTTTTATAATACTAATAAGGGCAAGTTTTGCGTGGATGTGAACCCCAGAATTACTGAAGAGGTGACAATCATTGGATTGAGGGCTTAA